A genome region from Streptomyces xanthophaeus includes the following:
- a CDS encoding gamma carbonic anhydrase family protein yields MTHQAAQALVAGVGGKNPDIDPTAFTAPTSVVVGDVTLAAGASIWYSAVLRADCGPITLGADSNVQDNCTVHVDPGFPVSIGERVSIGHNAVVHGCTVEDDCLIGMGATVLNGAVIGAGSLVAAQALVPQGMVVPPGSLVAGVPAKVRRELTDEEREGIKVNALMYVELAKQHRASVTPEG; encoded by the coding sequence ATGACGCACCAGGCGGCCCAGGCACTCGTGGCGGGTGTCGGCGGCAAGAACCCGGACATCGACCCGACGGCCTTCACGGCTCCGACCTCGGTCGTGGTCGGCGACGTCACCCTCGCCGCGGGCGCGAGCATCTGGTACTCGGCGGTGCTGCGCGCCGACTGCGGCCCGATCACGCTCGGTGCCGACAGCAACGTGCAGGACAACTGCACGGTGCACGTGGACCCCGGCTTCCCGGTCTCGATCGGCGAGCGGGTCTCCATCGGCCACAACGCCGTCGTGCACGGCTGCACCGTCGAGGACGACTGTCTGATCGGCATGGGGGCGACCGTGCTGAACGGCGCCGTGATCGGCGCCGGTTCGCTGGTCGCCGCGCAGGCCCTGGTCCCGCAGGGCATGGTGGTCCCGCCCGGCTCCCTGGTGGCGGGCGTGCCCGCCAAGGTGCGCCGTGAGCTGACCGACGAGGAGCGCGAGGGCATCAAGGTCAACGCCCTGATGTACGTGGAGCTGGCCAAGCAGCACCGCGCGTCGGTGACCCCGGAGGGCTAG
- a CDS encoding DMT family transporter yields the protein MTALFALATAVLWGLADFGGGLLTRRIPALTVVVVSQVVAVVVLGAVVLGTGAWREAGPQLWFAVGAGLVGPVAMLSFYKALALGPMGVVSPLGSLGVVVPVTAGLLLGERPGLGQFAGIAVAVVGIVLAGGPELRGAPVQRQAVILTLVAAFGFGAVMALISEASSSVTGLFLALFVQRVTNVAVGGAALWTQTRRGIPALPAGAGPKLLWGLLPALAFVGLADVAANGTYSIAAQNGPVTMAAVLSSLYPVITALAAFAVLKERLRTVQAAGAGLALAGTVLLAAG from the coding sequence ATGACCGCCCTCTTCGCCCTGGCCACAGCTGTGCTGTGGGGGCTCGCCGACTTCGGCGGCGGGCTGCTGACCCGCCGGATCCCGGCGCTCACGGTGGTCGTCGTCTCGCAGGTCGTCGCCGTGGTCGTGCTCGGCGCGGTGGTCCTCGGCACCGGCGCCTGGCGGGAGGCGGGCCCGCAGCTGTGGTTCGCGGTCGGCGCGGGCCTGGTCGGACCGGTCGCCATGCTCAGCTTCTACAAGGCGCTGGCCCTCGGCCCGATGGGCGTGGTCTCGCCGCTGGGCTCCCTCGGCGTGGTCGTGCCCGTCACCGCGGGGCTGCTCCTGGGCGAGCGGCCCGGCCTCGGGCAGTTCGCGGGGATCGCGGTGGCCGTCGTCGGCATCGTCCTGGCGGGCGGCCCGGAGCTGCGCGGCGCGCCCGTCCAGCGGCAGGCCGTCATCCTCACCCTGGTCGCGGCCTTCGGCTTCGGCGCGGTGATGGCCCTGATCTCGGAGGCGTCCAGCAGCGTCACCGGACTGTTCCTCGCGCTGTTCGTGCAGCGGGTCACCAATGTCGCCGTGGGTGGCGCCGCCCTGTGGACGCAGACCCGGCGCGGCATTCCCGCCCTTCCGGCCGGCGCCGGCCCGAAGCTCCTCTGGGGGCTGCTGCCCGCCCTGGCCTTCGTCGGCCTCGCGGACGTCGCGGCCAACGGCACGTACTCCATAGCCGCCCAGAACGGCCCGGTCACCATGGCCGCCGTACTGTCCTCGCTCTACCCGGTGATCACCGCGCTCGCCGCCTTCGCCGTACTCAAGGAACGGCTGCGCACGGTGCAGGCCGCGGGCGCCGGCCTGGCCCTCGCCGGAACGGTTCTCCTGGCTGCGGGCTGA
- a CDS encoding acyltransferase, which yields MPKKQNTFSSLTAVRRRLASRVVHTGWRWMQQAGAVTAQTPGRLRFGAIGDGTRLAFPQGTVFGERWIRLGGHCIIGEQVTLTAGMMPDLDLGSEPMLVLGDGVVIGRNSHVIADARITIGSNTFCGPGVYITSTNHSYDDPHEPVGRQWPRNAPVEIGPGCWLGTGAVILPGARLGRNVVVAAGAVVRGEVPDHAVVAGAPARIVRRWEPETGWQPPLRTPTPVPIPDGMTPEQLRGLAELAEAEHS from the coding sequence GTGCCGAAGAAACAGAACACGTTCTCATCTCTGACGGCCGTGCGCCGCCGGCTGGCGAGCCGCGTGGTCCACACCGGCTGGCGCTGGATGCAGCAGGCCGGGGCGGTCACCGCGCAGACCCCGGGGCGGCTCAGGTTCGGTGCGATCGGGGACGGCACCCGGCTCGCCTTCCCGCAGGGCACCGTCTTCGGTGAGCGGTGGATCCGGCTCGGCGGGCACTGCATCATCGGCGAGCAGGTCACCCTCACCGCCGGGATGATGCCGGACCTGGACCTCGGCTCCGAGCCGATGCTGGTGCTCGGCGACGGGGTGGTCATAGGCCGCAACAGCCATGTCATCGCCGACGCCCGGATCACCATCGGCTCGAACACCTTCTGCGGCCCCGGGGTCTACATCACGTCCACCAACCACAGCTACGACGACCCGCACGAGCCCGTCGGCCGGCAGTGGCCGCGCAACGCCCCGGTCGAGATCGGCCCCGGGTGCTGGCTCGGCACCGGCGCGGTGATCCTTCCGGGCGCGCGCCTCGGCCGCAACGTGGTCGTGGCCGCGGGCGCCGTCGTACGGGGCGAGGTCCCGGACCACGCCGTGGTGGCGGGGGCGCCGGCGCGCATCGTACGGCGCTGGGAGCCGGAGACGGGCTGGCAGCCGCCGCTGCGCACGCCGACGCCGGTGCCGATCCCCGACGGGATGACCCCGGAGCAGCTGCGCGGTCTGGCCGAGCTCGCGGAGGCCGAGCACTCCTAG